One genomic window of Halobellus limi includes the following:
- a CDS encoding transcription initiation factor IIB yields MSDTRTRNHVEDRDARTAERAEEERSEEHEEEHVCPECGGTLVSDESHGETVCADCGLVVDEDSIDRGPEWRAFDSAERDRKSRVGAPTTNLMHDKGLSTNIGWQNKDAYGNALSSRQREQMQRLRTWNERFRTRDSKERNLKQALGEIDRMASALGLPENVRETASVIYRRALSEDLLPGRSIEGVATAALYAAARQAGTPRSLDEIERVSRVDKMELTRTYRYVVRELKLEVEPADPEQYVPRFASDLGLSDEAERQARQLLRNAKHAAIHSGKSPVGLAAAAVYAAALLTNEKVTQSQVSEVANVSEVTIRNRYKELLEAEDAGGVLA; encoded by the coding sequence ATGAGTGACACACGAACCCGAAACCACGTCGAGGACCGCGACGCGCGAACAGCCGAGCGAGCCGAGGAGGAACGGAGCGAAGAACACGAAGAAGAGCACGTCTGCCCCGAGTGCGGCGGAACGCTCGTCAGCGACGAATCCCACGGCGAGACCGTCTGTGCGGACTGTGGCCTCGTCGTCGACGAGGACTCGATCGACCGCGGCCCCGAGTGGCGCGCCTTCGACAGCGCCGAGCGAGACCGCAAGTCGCGGGTCGGCGCGCCGACGACGAACCTGATGCACGACAAGGGACTGTCGACCAACATCGGCTGGCAGAACAAGGACGCCTACGGCAACGCCCTGTCGTCGCGACAGCGCGAGCAGATGCAGCGGCTGCGCACCTGGAACGAGCGCTTCCGCACGCGCGATTCGAAGGAGCGCAACCTCAAGCAGGCGCTCGGCGAGATCGACCGGATGGCCTCGGCGCTCGGCCTCCCCGAGAACGTCCGCGAGACGGCCTCGGTCATCTACCGCCGCGCGCTCAGCGAGGATCTGCTCCCCGGGCGCTCGATCGAGGGCGTCGCGACCGCCGCGCTGTACGCCGCGGCGCGACAGGCCGGGACGCCGCGCTCGCTCGACGAGATCGAGCGCGTCTCGCGGGTCGACAAGATGGAGCTGACGCGGACGTACCGCTACGTCGTCCGAGAGCTGAAGCTGGAAGTCGAGCCCGCGGACCCCGAGCAGTACGTCCCCCGGTTCGCCTCGGACCTGGGTCTCTCCGACGAGGCCGAGCGGCAGGCGCGACAGCTCCTCCGCAACGCGAAACACGCGGCGATCCACTCGGGGAAGTCGCCCGTCGGCCTCGCGGCCGCCGCGGTGTACGCCGCGGCGCTTCTCACCAACGAGAAGGTGACCCAGAGCCAGGTCAGCGAGGTCGCGAACGTCTCGGAGGTCACGATCCGCAACCGCTACAAGGAACTCCTCGAAGCCGAAGACGCCGGCGGCGTCCTCGCGTAA
- a CDS encoding DUF7836 family putative zinc-binding protein, with amino-acid sequence MVEAFVRLLCPECKKDWQAEPTSLPDHRQNFTCSSCGATRRLAEFMRTERDLSTVKQFE; translated from the coding sequence ATGGTCGAAGCGTTTGTCCGACTGCTGTGTCCCGAGTGTAAGAAAGACTGGCAGGCGGAGCCGACGTCGTTGCCGGATCACCGCCAGAACTTCACGTGTTCCTCCTGCGGCGCGACGCGCCGGCTCGCGGAGTTCATGCGGACAGAGCGCGACCTGAGTACCGTAAAGCAGTTCGAGTGA
- a CDS encoding translation initiation factor IF-2 subunit beta has protein sequence MDYEDQLDRALEQSPDITDSGGRFEVPDPDVRPEGHVTVWENFEAVHDRLARDPDHLVRFMQSELGTSAQIDDRGRARFTGDFKQRRVADALDAYVESFVICSECESPDTRLVEEQGTTVLKCDACGALSSVPDL, from the coding sequence ATGGACTACGAGGATCAACTCGATCGGGCACTCGAACAGTCGCCGGACATCACCGACAGCGGCGGACGGTTCGAGGTCCCGGACCCCGACGTCCGGCCGGAGGGACACGTCACCGTCTGGGAGAACTTCGAGGCGGTCCACGATCGGCTCGCGCGCGATCCGGACCACCTGGTCCGCTTCATGCAGTCAGAGCTCGGAACGAGCGCGCAGATCGACGACCGCGGACGCGCGCGGTTCACCGGCGATTTCAAACAGCGGCGCGTCGCCGACGCGCTCGACGCGTACGTCGAGAGCTTCGTCATCTGCAGCGAGTGCGAGTCGCCGGACACCCGACTCGTCGAAGAACAGGGGACGACGGTGTTGAAGTGCGACGCCTGCGGGGCGCTCTCGTCGGTTCCCGACCTGTAG
- a CDS encoding UPF0058 family protein, which translates to MKKQELIHLHGLLAEVHTQVEAWEDDDVSLEAYNELGVRPTSIHKSKTDHKAAVFKLVKGITSSFEEVEQDRVAATAD; encoded by the coding sequence ATGAAGAAGCAGGAGCTCATCCATCTTCACGGCCTGCTTGCAGAGGTACACACCCAGGTCGAAGCGTGGGAAGACGACGACGTATCACTCGAAGCGTACAACGAACTCGGCGTCCGACCGACATCGATCCACAAATCGAAGACCGACCACAAGGCCGCTGTTTTCAAACTCGTCAAAGGAATCACCTCCTCGTTCGAGGAAGTCGAGCAGGACCGCGTCGCAGCCACTGCCGACTGA
- a CDS encoding group I truncated hemoglobin, which yields MPDETLYGRLGGYDAIRAVVDDFYDRLLDDEELAPFFEDADVERLRRTQTAFLCEAAGGPETYDAEPVREAHLHVPFTEDHIERAVGHLSDSLDAFDVPESDAEEVVGAVAAHREELLDRPADGGAE from the coding sequence ATGCCGGACGAAACCCTGTACGGACGGCTCGGCGGGTACGACGCCATCCGAGCCGTCGTCGACGACTTCTACGACCGACTGCTCGACGACGAGGAGCTCGCCCCGTTCTTCGAGGACGCGGACGTCGAGCGGCTCCGACGGACGCAGACGGCCTTCCTCTGTGAGGCCGCGGGCGGGCCGGAGACCTACGACGCCGAACCGGTCCGAGAGGCCCACCTGCACGTTCCCTTCACCGAGGACCACATCGAGCGCGCGGTCGGACACCTCTCGGACAGCCTCGACGCGTTCGACGTGCCCGAGTCGGACGCGGAGGAGGTCGTCGGCGCCGTCGCGGCCCACCGCGAGGAGCTTCTGGACCGGCCGGCCGACGGCGGAGCGGAGTAG
- a CDS encoding DUF555 domain-containing protein: MDCRVVVEAAIPVYDVTTPDEAIRIAISKTGEMLNPDLSYVEISMGSRTSPDGEELPPAFIAADEALVALELEMTVFNVEQEEHASRIARKEIGQRLENVPLKVLSVEPIESDDEDDESGSEQPVDEGSPTEDADGSQSEADTDDGDDDLIPEFDDLVDGG; encoded by the coding sequence ATGGACTGCAGAGTCGTCGTCGAGGCCGCCATTCCGGTGTACGACGTGACGACGCCCGACGAGGCGATCCGCATCGCCATCTCGAAGACGGGCGAGATGCTGAACCCCGACCTGAGTTACGTCGAGATCTCGATGGGGTCGCGGACCTCGCCCGACGGAGAGGAACTCCCCCCGGCGTTCATCGCCGCCGACGAGGCGCTCGTGGCCCTCGAACTGGAGATGACCGTGTTCAACGTCGAGCAGGAGGAGCACGCTTCCCGAATCGCCCGCAAGGAGATCGGCCAACGGCTCGAGAACGTCCCGCTGAAGGTCCTCTCGGTCGAGCCCATCGAGAGCGACGACGAAGACGACGAGTCGGGTTCAGAACAGCCAGTCGACGAGGGGTCGCCAACGGAGGACGCGGACGGTTCGCAATCGGAAGCGGACACGGACGACGGCGACGACGACCTCATTCCGGAGTTCGACGACCTCGTCGACGGCGGCTGA
- a CDS encoding DNA-3-methyladenine glycosylase family protein has protein sequence METGAIPLSEIAGPFDLQATLESGQSYLWDRPDGRMYESMDVRGGDAWYRTVVPPIEGVSEESIAVRVRQRDDELEWAATGDPVPVLRHLLRLDDDLDAIYAAAPDDDLFERAFDAYRGMRLVRDPPFPCLVSFICSAQMRVSRIHGMQMSLADAFGDRHAFDGEAVAAFPTPAQLAAREESELRDLKLGYRAPYVRKTAAMVAEGEAHPREAAGLDYEDAREYLTQFVGVGDKVADCVLLFSLGYLQAVPLDTWIRSAIAEHFPECDRGNYAETSRALRDRLGGEYAGYVQTYLFYYLRARGDE, from the coding sequence CTGGAAACCGGCGCGATCCCGCTCTCGGAGATCGCCGGCCCGTTCGACCTGCAGGCGACGCTGGAGAGCGGCCAGTCGTACCTGTGGGACCGCCCGGACGGACGGATGTACGAGTCGATGGACGTCCGCGGCGGCGACGCGTGGTACCGGACGGTCGTCCCGCCGATCGAGGGCGTCTCCGAGGAGTCGATCGCCGTCCGGGTCCGCCAGCGCGACGACGAACTGGAGTGGGCGGCGACGGGCGATCCCGTGCCAGTACTCCGCCACCTGCTTCGCCTCGACGACGACCTCGACGCGATCTACGCGGCGGCGCCGGACGACGACCTCTTCGAGCGCGCGTTCGACGCCTATCGGGGGATGCGCCTCGTCCGCGACCCGCCGTTTCCCTGTCTGGTCTCGTTCATCTGCTCCGCGCAGATGCGCGTTTCCCGGATCCACGGGATGCAGATGTCTCTCGCCGACGCCTTCGGCGACCGCCACGCGTTCGACGGCGAGGCCGTCGCCGCGTTCCCGACGCCAGCGCAACTGGCCGCCCGCGAGGAGTCGGAACTGCGCGACCTCAAACTCGGCTACCGCGCGCCCTACGTCCGGAAGACGGCCGCGATGGTCGCCGAGGGCGAGGCCCACCCCCGCGAGGCGGCCGGTCTGGACTACGAGGACGCGCGCGAGTACCTGACGCAGTTCGTCGGGGTCGGCGACAAGGTCGCCGACTGCGTCCTGCTGTTCTCGCTGGGGTACCTCCAGGCCGTCCCGCTCGACACGTGGATCCGGAGCGCCATCGCCGAGCACTTCCCCGAGTGTGACCGCGGGAACTACGCCGAAACGTCGCGCGCGCTCCGCGACCGCCTCGGCGGCGAGTACGCGGGCTACGTGCAGACGTACCTCTTCTACTACTTGCGGGCCCGCGGCGACGAGTGA
- a CDS encoding mechanosensitive ion channel family protein → MVRRSAGYLSLVAAAALLVVAGAVRSADVFADVAVGSWQLQPVVSQGLLAAAVLAAVTGTYLVVESVLAARVSNRRRTQDVRNVLRLAFGVVAIAGVAGVLTAQWVGLLFSLGIVGFAITFALQQPLLSLVGWLYIVSKRPYGVGDRVEIGDSRGDVIEVGFLTTTLWEVGGRLVTSGQPSGRVVTVPNAEVLSAQVVNDTTLFEYVWSEVSVQVAYETDLAFAREAMIEEATEHLGEEMRGGVQTYRSRLERTAVDLDVREEPTVNVLQRESWVELRLRFLSPSRRVTRNRNALYERILARFDENPDRVKFPVGRNR, encoded by the coding sequence GTGGTTCGCCGATCAGCCGGATATCTGTCGCTCGTGGCCGCGGCCGCACTGCTCGTCGTCGCGGGCGCCGTCCGCTCGGCGGACGTCTTCGCCGACGTCGCCGTCGGGAGCTGGCAGCTTCAGCCGGTGGTCTCCCAGGGCCTGCTCGCGGCGGCCGTCCTGGCGGCCGTCACCGGGACGTACCTCGTCGTCGAGTCGGTGCTCGCCGCGCGCGTCTCGAACAGGCGCCGGACGCAGGACGTGCGGAACGTCCTCCGGCTCGCGTTCGGCGTCGTCGCGATCGCGGGCGTCGCGGGCGTCCTCACCGCGCAGTGGGTCGGGCTCCTGTTCTCGCTGGGGATTGTCGGCTTTGCGATCACCTTCGCGTTACAACAGCCGCTGCTCTCGCTCGTCGGCTGGCTATACATCGTCTCGAAGCGGCCCTACGGCGTCGGCGACCGCGTCGAGATCGGCGACAGCCGCGGCGACGTCATCGAGGTGGGCTTTCTCACCACGACGCTGTGGGAGGTCGGGGGACGGCTCGTCACCTCCGGGCAGCCCTCCGGCCGGGTCGTGACCGTCCCGAACGCGGAGGTCCTGTCGGCGCAGGTCGTCAACGACACGACGCTCTTCGAGTACGTCTGGAGCGAGGTGTCGGTCCAGGTCGCCTACGAGACGGACCTCGCCTTCGCCCGCGAGGCGATGATCGAGGAGGCGACCGAGCACCTCGGCGAGGAGATGCGTGGCGGGGTGCAGACCTATCGCAGTCGGCTGGAGCGGACGGCGGTCGACCTCGACGTTCGGGAGGAACCGACGGTGAACGTCCTCCAGCGGGAGTCGTGGGTCGAACTCCGACTGCGGTTCCTCTCGCCGTCGCGTCGGGTGACGCGGAACAGAAACGCGCTGTACGAGCGGATCCTCGCGCGGTTCGACGAGAACCCCGACCGCGTGAAGTTCCCGGTGGGCCGGAACCGCTGA
- a CDS encoding DUF7549 family protein: MVWVRAEYAGALAVVSTWIAALVPWNVTYSTGVSGGSVLFVRFPFFQVRYAFGVPAARRVSLSDPLSATAFQAGQTIQAAYQVWTVGAAILTIAVVFAAVYYRYEDAVESGPVDPVRLLGGLLMLSGTVLAAATYLLVTRGFPGVPVPVGVLLLLVFGGVLLTVDRE; the protein is encoded by the coding sequence ATGGTCTGGGTTCGCGCGGAGTACGCGGGCGCGCTGGCGGTGGTCTCGACGTGGATCGCCGCGCTCGTCCCCTGGAACGTCACCTACTCGACGGGCGTCTCCGGCGGGTCGGTGCTGTTCGTCCGCTTCCCGTTCTTCCAGGTGCGGTACGCCTTCGGCGTGCCGGCCGCCCGCCGCGTCAGCCTCTCTGATCCGCTCTCGGCGACCGCGTTTCAGGCGGGACAGACGATCCAGGCGGCGTATCAGGTCTGGACCGTCGGTGCGGCTATCCTCACGATCGCGGTCGTCTTCGCCGCGGTCTACTACCGATACGAGGACGCCGTCGAGTCCGGCCCGGTCGACCCGGTCCGGCTCCTCGGCGGCTTGCTGATGCTCTCCGGCACCGTGCTCGCGGCCGCGACGTACCTGCTCGTCACCCGCGGCTTCCCGGGTGTCCCGGTCCCCGTCGGCGTCCTGCTCCTCCTCGTCTTCGGCGGCGTGTTGCTGACGGTCGACCGCGAGTGA
- a CDS encoding ornithine cyclodeaminase family protein, giving the protein METLLLNGTDVRENASMAELVPAIEDAFAAFERGDAQMPAKSYVDLPQYNGDFRSMPAYLDVGEWDAAGVKWVNVHPDNPEKFDLPTVLGTMIYSDPETAVPLSIMDGRELTMLRTGAAAAVATDHLAVPDADSLGIVGAGVQSYTQLRAISQVRDIETVVISDLDEERVAEFVATFEDDYDVRGGTVAEAAACDVLSTVTPVESPIVSPESVGDHTHINAMGADAAGKHELADEILLEAKLVIDDYEQTTHSGEINVPWSEGVLDDDDIYGSVGEIVTGKKPGRTEGDGISVFDSTGLAIQDVAAAHVVYEHATERGNGYGFDLLGLA; this is encoded by the coding sequence ATGGAAACGCTGCTGCTGAACGGGACGGACGTCCGCGAGAACGCGTCGATGGCGGAACTCGTGCCCGCCATCGAAGACGCCTTCGCCGCCTTCGAGCGCGGGGACGCACAGATGCCGGCGAAGTCGTACGTGGACCTCCCGCAGTACAACGGCGACTTCCGGTCGATGCCCGCGTACCTGGACGTCGGTGAGTGGGACGCCGCCGGGGTCAAGTGGGTGAACGTCCACCCCGACAACCCCGAGAAGTTCGACCTCCCGACGGTGTTGGGGACGATGATCTACTCCGATCCCGAGACGGCCGTGCCGCTCTCGATTATGGACGGCCGTGAACTGACGATGCTCCGGACGGGCGCGGCGGCGGCCGTCGCGACCGACCACCTCGCGGTCCCCGACGCCGACTCGCTCGGCATCGTCGGCGCCGGGGTCCAGTCGTATACGCAACTCCGCGCGATATCGCAGGTCAGAGACATCGAGACCGTCGTGATCTCCGACCTCGACGAGGAACGCGTCGCCGAGTTCGTCGCGACGTTCGAGGACGACTACGACGTCCGCGGGGGTACGGTCGCCGAGGCCGCCGCCTGCGACGTGCTCTCGACGGTCACGCCCGTCGAATCGCCGATCGTCTCTCCGGAATCGGTCGGCGATCACACGCACATCAACGCGATGGGCGCCGACGCCGCCGGCAAGCACGAACTGGCCGACGAGATCCTGCTGGAGGCGAAACTCGTGATCGACGACTACGAGCAGACGACCCACTCCGGCGAGATCAACGTCCCCTGGAGCGAGGGCGTCCTCGACGACGACGACATCTACGGGTCGGTCGGCGAGATCGTCACCGGCAAGAAACCCGGCCGGACCGAAGGCGACGGGATCTCCGTCTTCGACTCGACGGGACTGGCGATTCAGGACGTCGCGGCCGCCCACGTGGTCTACGAACACGCGACCGAGCGCGGCAACGGATACGGGTTCGACCTGCTCGGTCTCGCGTGA
- the thsB gene encoding thermosome subunit beta — MIIMGEDAQRVKDKDAQEYNIQAARAVSEAVRSTLGPKGMDKMLVDSMGDVTITNDGVTILQEMDIDNPTAEMIVEVAETQEDEAGDGTTTAVAIAGELLKNAQDLLEQDIHPTAIIKGFHLASQEARDQVDDIAESVEPGDTELLQKVAETSMTGKSSELNKELLAELVVETVEAVTVEADDGSYVVDLANVNVETQTGRATSESELLNGAVVDKDPVQDDMPTAFDEADILLLDEPIEIEETDVDTQVNIESPDQLQQFLDQEEKQLRQKVDQIVDSGADVVFCQKGIDDMAQHYLAKEGILAVRRTKKSDIAFLRDVVGGNVVSDLDSLTGADLGYGSVRRDGDDELFYVEGLGDEAHGVTLLLRGSTDHVVDEIERGVEDALDVVSTTVSDGRVLAGGGAVEVELARRLRSYAGSVGGREQLAVEAFADAVELVPRVLAGNAGLDSIDTLVKIREAHENGDTRAGLNVFSGDVEDTFEAGVVEPAHAKEQALSSATEAANLVLKIDDIIAADELSTEGDGDEGGAPGGAGGMGGMGGMGGMGGAM; from the coding sequence ATGATCATTATGGGCGAGGACGCCCAGCGCGTCAAGGACAAGGACGCTCAGGAATACAACATTCAGGCCGCCCGAGCGGTCTCCGAGGCGGTACGCTCGACACTCGGACCGAAGGGGATGGACAAGATGCTCGTCGACTCGATGGGAGACGTGACCATCACGAACGACGGCGTCACCATCCTCCAGGAGATGGACATCGACAACCCGACGGCCGAGATGATCGTCGAAGTCGCCGAGACTCAGGAGGACGAGGCCGGCGACGGGACGACGACGGCGGTCGCCATCGCGGGTGAACTCCTGAAGAACGCCCAGGACCTCCTCGAACAGGACATCCACCCGACGGCGATCATCAAGGGCTTCCACCTCGCGAGCCAGGAGGCCCGCGACCAGGTCGACGACATCGCCGAGTCCGTCGAGCCCGGCGACACCGAACTCCTCCAGAAGGTCGCCGAGACGTCGATGACCGGCAAGAGCTCCGAACTCAACAAGGAGCTCCTCGCCGAACTCGTCGTCGAGACCGTCGAGGCCGTCACGGTCGAGGCCGACGACGGCTCCTACGTCGTCGACCTCGCGAACGTCAACGTCGAGACGCAGACCGGTCGCGCGACGAGCGAGTCCGAACTCCTCAACGGGGCCGTCGTCGACAAGGACCCCGTCCAGGACGACATGCCGACGGCGTTCGACGAGGCCGACATCCTGCTGCTCGACGAGCCGATCGAGATCGAGGAGACCGACGTCGACACGCAGGTCAACATCGAGTCCCCCGACCAGCTCCAGCAGTTCCTCGATCAGGAGGAGAAACAGCTGCGACAGAAGGTCGACCAGATCGTCGACTCCGGCGCCGACGTCGTCTTCTGCCAGAAGGGCATCGACGACATGGCCCAGCACTACCTCGCGAAGGAGGGCATTCTGGCCGTTCGCCGGACGAAGAAGTCCGACATCGCGTTCCTCCGCGACGTCGTCGGCGGCAACGTCGTCTCCGACCTCGACAGCCTCACCGGGGCCGACCTGGGCTACGGCTCGGTCCGCCGCGACGGCGACGACGAACTGTTCTACGTCGAGGGGCTCGGCGACGAGGCCCACGGCGTCACGCTGCTGCTGCGCGGCTCGACCGACCACGTCGTCGACGAGATCGAGCGCGGCGTCGAGGACGCCCTCGACGTCGTCTCCACGACCGTCTCCGACGGTCGCGTCCTCGCCGGCGGCGGTGCGGTCGAGGTCGAACTCGCCCGTCGGCTCCGCAGCTACGCCGGCTCCGTCGGCGGCCGCGAGCAGCTCGCCGTCGAGGCCTTCGCCGACGCGGTCGAACTCGTCCCCCGCGTGCTCGCCGGGAACGCCGGGCTCGACTCCATCGACACGCTCGTCAAGATCCGCGAGGCCCACGAGAACGGCGACACCCGCGCCGGCCTGAACGTCTTCAGCGGCGACGTCGAAGACACGTTCGAGGCCGGCGTCGTCGAGCCCGCACACGCCAAGGAGCAGGCGCTCTCCTCGGCCACCGAGGCCGCGAACCTCGTCCTCAAGATCGACGACATCATCGCCGCCGACGAACTGAGCACCGAGGGCGACGGCGACGAGGGCGGCGCGCCCGGCGGTGCCGGTGGAATGGGCGGTATGGGCGGAATGGGCGGTATGGGCGGCGCGATGTGA
- a CDS encoding DUF7847 domain-containing protein — MAALKSLRPAASALVRNPILAALVGIFGLIQLPQLALQAFQPLLAALVSLVLTGVMILVMPFFQGGLIGMADEALDGTARVETLLAVGKRHYVSLLVAYLVVLAVNFTLGIAAFFAAIFGGAGLFALDAASNVVGLGALAAVGLLFVLAYLLIAFFVQFYAHAIVLSDAGVVAAFKRSVGLVRRNLLSVGGYTAILLVGSVLFGGIGGVVSLLLSPRPTALPVPELSTALLVGAAIVYVVAIAVFGAFYAAYSVAFYRAIDDTTPTA; from the coding sequence ATGGCTGCCCTGAAGTCCCTCCGCCCAGCCGCCAGTGCACTGGTTCGCAACCCGATTCTCGCCGCTCTCGTCGGAATATTCGGCCTGATTCAGCTGCCACAACTGGCCTTGCAGGCCTTCCAGCCGCTCTTGGCCGCGCTCGTCTCCCTCGTATTGACCGGGGTGATGATCCTCGTTATGCCGTTCTTTCAGGGCGGCCTCATCGGGATGGCGGACGAGGCACTCGATGGCACCGCGAGGGTCGAGACGCTCCTCGCCGTAGGGAAGCGCCACTACGTCAGCCTCCTCGTGGCGTACCTTGTCGTTCTCGCGGTGAACTTCACGCTGGGGATCGCCGCGTTCTTCGCGGCGATCTTCGGCGGCGCCGGCCTCTTTGCGCTCGACGCGGCATCCAACGTGGTGGGACTCGGCGCGCTCGCGGCCGTCGGCCTCCTGTTCGTCCTCGCCTATCTCCTGATCGCCTTCTTCGTCCAGTTTTACGCCCACGCGATCGTCCTGAGTGACGCCGGCGTGGTCGCGGCTTTCAAGCGAAGCGTCGGGCTCGTTCGGCGGAACCTCCTGAGCGTCGGTGGATACACGGCGATCCTCCTCGTGGGGAGCGTCCTGTTCGGCGGCATCGGCGGCGTGGTCTCGCTACTCCTGTCACCGCGACCGACAGCCCTTCCGGTCCCGGAGCTTTCGACCGCGCTCCTGGTCGGGGCCGCCATCGTCTACGTGGTCGCGATCGCCGTCTTCGGCGCGTTCTACGCGGCCTACTCCGTCGCGTTTTATCGGGCTATCGACGACACGACGCCGACAGCGTAG
- the ilvA gene encoding threonine ammonia-lyase: MLSLADVEAARERIDGVVRWTPLEYSYTFSEMTGADVHLKLETFQRTGAFKLRGATNRITTLSPAEREAGVVTASAGNHAQGVALAASRFDVDSKIVMPEHAPISKVEATERYGGETVLHGADYDEAQAKAHEIEREENRTYVHAFDDDEVMAGQGTIGLEIVDDCPEVDTVVVPVGGGGLISGIATAVKGRKSDVRVIGVQAEGAASLPESLRTGSIAELDAVNTIADGIATRKVGERPFEVIRERVDEVVTVSDEEIAVALTYLLERSKTLVEGAGAVPLAALLFEHFDYEEGETIVPALCGGNIDTNQLTTVLVRGLVETGRYLKIRTVLRDRPGALQDLVEIIADRRANIYAIQHDRTSRDVAMNEADVEIDIETRGHDHIDEVLEALRDAGYEVEVLA, encoded by the coding sequence ATGCTCTCTCTCGCCGACGTCGAGGCCGCCCGCGAGCGGATCGACGGCGTCGTCCGGTGGACGCCGCTCGAGTACTCCTACACGTTTTCGGAGATGACCGGTGCGGACGTCCACCTGAAGCTCGAGACGTTCCAGCGGACCGGCGCGTTCAAACTCCGCGGGGCGACCAACCGGATCACCACGCTCTCGCCGGCCGAACGGGAAGCGGGGGTCGTCACGGCGAGCGCGGGCAACCACGCCCAGGGGGTCGCGCTCGCGGCGTCGCGGTTCGACGTCGACTCGAAGATCGTGATGCCGGAGCACGCGCCCATCTCGAAGGTGGAGGCGACGGAGCGCTACGGCGGCGAGACCGTCCTCCACGGCGCGGACTACGACGAGGCGCAGGCGAAGGCCCACGAGATCGAACGCGAAGAGAACCGGACGTACGTCCACGCGTTCGACGACGACGAGGTGATGGCCGGACAGGGGACGATCGGCCTGGAGATCGTCGACGACTGCCCGGAGGTCGACACCGTCGTCGTCCCGGTGGGCGGCGGCGGGCTCATCTCCGGGATCGCGACCGCGGTGAAGGGGCGCAAATCGGACGTGCGCGTGATCGGCGTCCAGGCCGAGGGCGCGGCGTCGCTGCCGGAGTCGCTGCGGACCGGGTCGATCGCCGAACTCGACGCCGTGAACACGATCGCCGACGGCATCGCCACCCGGAAGGTCGGCGAGCGTCCGTTCGAGGTGATCCGCGAACGCGTCGACGAGGTGGTGACCGTCTCCGACGAGGAGATCGCGGTCGCGCTGACGTACCTGCTCGAACGGTCGAAGACGCTGGTCGAGGGGGCCGGCGCGGTCCCGCTCGCGGCGCTGCTCTTCGAGCACTTCGACTACGAGGAGGGCGAGACGATCGTCCCGGCGCTGTGCGGCGGCAACATCGACACGAACCAGTTGACGACCGTCCTGGTCCGCGGACTCGTCGAGACCGGCCGCTATCTGAAGATCCGGACGGTCCTCCGCGATCGCCCCGGCGCGCTGCAGGACCTCGTCGAGATCATCGCCGACCGCCGGGCGAACATCTACGCGATCCAGCACGACCGGACCTCCCGCGACGTCGCGATGAACGAGGCCGACGTCGAGATCGACATCGAGACGCGCGGGCACGACCACATCGACGAGGTGCTGGAGGCACTGAGGGACGCGGGATACGAGGTCGAGGTGCTGGCGTGA